A genomic segment from Glycine soja cultivar W05 chromosome 18, ASM419377v2, whole genome shotgun sequence encodes:
- the LOC114396924 gene encoding ATP-dependent DNA helicase PIF1-like → MASTGVAAFSIKGQTLHSFSAIHNTTNFDPQNLFEVIMRKIATRTWDKVEALVIDEISMVDSKLFDGLEFVARKLKDVDKRWGGIQLIVVGDFFQLSSVGETEKSKVDKKLKSEPKSVNEKRLKSLQKECFVYRAIDSGDDCWKKQFEHGVTPDVVTICEGARVLRAALVAELRGSAPPEEEEEEES, encoded by the exons ATGG CCTCAACTGGGGTTGCAGCGTTTTCCATAAAGGGGCAAACTTTGCACTCATTTTCTGCGATCCATAACACCACCAATTTTGATCCTCAAAATTTGTTTGAGGTGATTATGAGGAAGATTGCAACCAGAACTTGGGATAAGGTTGAGGCTTTGGTCATAGATGAAATTAGCATGGTGGATTCAAAGCTATTTGATGGCCTAGAGTTTGTTGCCAGAAAGTTGAAGGATGTGGATAAGAGGTGGGGAGGAATTCAGCTGATTGTGGTTGGGGATTTCTTCCAGTTGTCCTCTGTTGGTGAGACTGAGAAGTCAAAGGTTGATAAGAAGTTGAAGTCAGAGCCGAA GAGTGTGAACGAGAAAAGGCTTAAAAGCTTGCAAAAGGAATGTTTTGTTTATAGAGCCATTGATAGCGGTGACGATTGTTGGAAGAAGCAGTTTGAGCATGGGGTAACACCTGATGTGGTTACCATTTGCGAAGGTGCCAGGGTGTTACGTGCTGCACTTGTTGCTGAACTTCGAGGGTCAGCACctccagaagaagaagaagaagaagaaagctaa